A part of Bacteroidales bacterium genomic DNA contains:
- a CDS encoding Na(+)/H(+) antiporter subunit B (subunit B of antiporter complex involved in resistance to high concentrations of Na+, K+, Li+ and/or alkali), whose product MAARYLKPMLLILSLYVLYRGHNVPGGGFIGGLMAASGYILYMMAFGAKATVEQMWIKPFALMALGLTVALTSGFFGPLIGELFMAGQWISVLGVKLGTPTLFDVGVYLTVIAVILVIMIAIFENLETWN is encoded by the coding sequence ATGGCAGCCCGCTACCTGAAGCCCATGCTTCTGATCCTGTCATTGTATGTTTTATACCGGGGGCACAATGTTCCGGGAGGAGGTTTTATTGGTGGCCTGATGGCTGCTTCGGGTTATATCCTTTACATGATGGCATTTGGTGCAAAAGCAACCGTTGAACAGATGTGGATTAAACCCTTTGCCCTGATGGCATTGGGATTAACGGTAGCATTGACAAGTGGTTTTTTTGGCCCATTGATCGGTGAATTGTTCATGGCAGGACAATGGATTTCGGTATTGGGTGTAAAACTTGGAACACCAACACTTTTTGATGTTGGAGTTTATCTCACTGTCATTGCTGTAATACTGGTAATTATGATAGCTATTTTTGAAAATCTTGAAACATGGAACTGA
- a CDS encoding monovalent cation/H(+) antiporter subunit G, with protein sequence MISEWIAGILLVSGAFFMLIASIGMVRLNDLYMRMHASTKAPSLGIFLMVMSIIVYFFKFWTSFEGLIILFFVFLTTPVGSHMISSVAHSMGVKKDENTIVDEMEEESSLKKEIGSFGKKSGKF encoded by the coding sequence ATGATAAGTGAATGGATTGCGGGAATATTGCTTGTTTCAGGCGCCTTTTTTATGCTGATCGCCTCCATTGGTATGGTTAGGCTTAATGATCTTTATATGCGCATGCATGCCTCCACCAAAGCACCGTCATTAGGGATTTTTCTGATGGTCATGTCTATCATCGTTTATTTTTTCAAATTCTGGACTTCGTTTGAAGGGTTGATAATCCTGTTTTTTGTTTTTCTTACCACACCAGTTGGTTCACATATGATCTCAAGTGTTGCACATTCGATGGGTGTGAAAAAGGATGAAAATACAATTGTTGATGAAATGGAAGAAGAATCTTCTTTAAAAAAAGAAATCGGTTCGTTTGGAAAGAAATCGGGAAAATTTTGA
- the fabF gene encoding beta-ketoacyl-ACP synthase II → MNLKRVVVTGLGAITPLGNTVDELWNSLLNGVSGAAAITRFDASRYKTQFACEIKNYEPTDYFDRKEVRKIDPYAQFAMIAADQAIEDAKFDLDKLDKDRVGVIFGTGIGGFTSFLNEVVEFAKGDGTPRFNPFFIPKIIGDIAPGHISIKYGFRGPNYATTSACASAGHAILDAFNHIRLGKADVFVTGGAEAGVNPAGIGGFNAMHAISTRNDDPKTASRPFDKDRDGFVLGEGGGALILEEYEHALKRGATIYAEIAGEGSSADAYHITSPHPDGLGAMMAMRLAIRDAGMKLTDVDHINTHGTSTPVGDIAEPKAVVSLFGEHAYKINLNATKSMHGHLLGAAAVVEVIATILTVKNNIIPPTINHFTDDPEIDNNLNFTFHQAVKRQVDFALSNAFGFGGHNTCIAIKKFKA, encoded by the coding sequence ATGAATCTAAAACGGGTCGTTGTTACAGGATTAGGTGCAATTACCCCATTAGGCAATACTGTTGACGAATTATGGAACAGCTTGCTCAATGGGGTAAGCGGCGCTGCCGCTATTACGCGCTTTGATGCTTCCAGGTACAAAACACAATTTGCATGTGAAATAAAAAACTACGAGCCTACCGACTATTTCGACCGAAAAGAGGTCAGGAAGATAGACCCGTATGCACAATTTGCAATGATAGCTGCCGATCAGGCCATCGAAGACGCAAAGTTTGATCTCGACAAACTGGATAAAGACAGGGTTGGAGTGATCTTTGGAACAGGCATCGGCGGGTTCACCTCATTTTTGAATGAGGTGGTCGAATTTGCCAAAGGAGATGGTACGCCGCGGTTCAATCCTTTTTTTATTCCAAAAATTATTGGCGATATTGCTCCCGGCCATATTTCGATCAAATATGGATTCAGGGGCCCGAATTATGCAACTACTTCTGCTTGTGCATCGGCAGGACATGCCATTTTGGATGCTTTCAACCATATCAGGCTTGGCAAAGCCGACGTTTTTGTAACAGGTGGCGCCGAAGCTGGTGTTAATCCGGCAGGCATCGGAGGCTTCAACGCAATGCACGCCATATCAACACGAAATGATGATCCAAAAACCGCATCCCGCCCGTTTGATAAGGACAGGGACGGATTTGTTCTGGGTGAAGGCGGTGGCGCTTTGATCCTTGAAGAGTACGAACATGCTTTAAAAAGAGGCGCCACGATCTATGCCGAAATTGCTGGTGAAGGCAGCTCTGCTGACGCTTATCATATCACCTCACCTCATCCCGACGGACTTGGGGCAATGATGGCAATGAGGCTTGCTATCCGGGATGCCGGAATGAAACTCACCGATGTTGACCACATCAATACCCACGGAACTTCCACACCGGTTGGGGATATTGCCGAACCCAAAGCAGTTGTAAGTCTTTTCGGAGAACATGCCTATAAAATCAACCTGAACGCTACCAAATCAATGCATGGTCATTTGCTGGGTGCTGCTGCAGTGGTTGAAGTGATTGCAACAATTCTCACTGTGAAAAACAATATCATTCCCCCGACGATCAATCACTTTACCGATGATCCGGAAATTGATAATAATCTCAACTTCACTTTTCATCAAGCGGTGAAACGCCAGGTTGATTTTGCACTCTCTAATGCTTTTGGTTTCGGAGGTCACAACACCTGTATCGCTATTAAAAAATTTAAGGCCTAA
- a CDS encoding Na+/H+ antiporter subunit C, translating to MELIFSIVIGIMYAAGVYLLLRRSIVKLILGIIFLGNATNLLILLAGGLTSGAPAFIEKGSGMVSGRVADPLPQALILTAIVIGFGITAFALALMYRFYQISGTDDIDQVTED from the coding sequence ATGGAACTGATATTTTCGATCGTCATTGGAATAATGTATGCAGCAGGCGTTTACCTGCTGTTGCGGCGAAGTATCGTGAAACTGATACTTGGGATTATTTTCCTTGGAAACGCAACAAATCTGCTGATTCTGCTGGCTGGAGGTCTTACTTCCGGCGCCCCGGCGTTTATCGAAAAGGGATCAGGCATGGTTTCCGGCAGGGTAGCCGATCCCCTTCCGCAAGCGCTAATTCTTACTGCTATTGTGATCGGATTTGGGATCACTGCTTTTGCATTGGCGTTGATGTACCGATTTTATCAAATAAGCGGCACCGATGATATTGACCAAGTAACTGAGGATTAA
- a CDS encoding response regulator transcription factor gives MDKGIQKVKVLLAEDDKNLGSVLKSYLDVKGYETTLSVNGQEAINAFDKGYFSFCIVDVMMPIKDGFTLVKEIREKDKTIPVLFLTAKSMQEDKLKGFSLGADDYLTKPFSMEELLVRMQAILRRARERRGGEIGNNIFKVGEYIFDFNRQMLSYKDKDQKLTSKESALLRLLSLNLNQVLDRSYALKEIWSDDSYFNARSMDVYITKLRKFLKDDKNVELINVHGIGFKLVSNL, from the coding sequence ATGGATAAAGGAATTCAAAAAGTTAAAGTACTACTTGCCGAAGATGACAAGAATCTCGGAAGTGTATTGAAATCCTATCTGGATGTAAAAGGTTATGAAACAACACTTTCAGTTAATGGTCAGGAAGCAATCAATGCATTTGATAAAGGCTATTTCAGTTTTTGTATTGTGGATGTGATGATGCCCATCAAAGATGGCTTTACTCTGGTGAAAGAGATCAGAGAAAAAGACAAAACCATTCCTGTACTCTTTTTAACTGCCAAATCAATGCAGGAAGACAAGCTCAAGGGTTTTTCCCTGGGCGCCGATGATTATCTCACCAAACCATTCAGCATGGAGGAATTACTTGTCAGGATGCAGGCCATTTTGCGCCGGGCACGTGAACGCAGGGGCGGGGAGATTGGGAATAATATTTTCAAAGTCGGCGAATATATTTTCGATTTCAACAGGCAGATGCTCAGCTATAAGGATAAAGATCAAAAACTCACCTCTAAGGAATCGGCATTACTCAGATTACTATCCCTGAACCTAAACCAGGTGCTCGACAGAAGTTATGCCCTTAAGGAGATTTGGAGCGACGACAGTTATTTCAATGCGAGGAGTATGGATGTTTATATTACCAAGCTTCGCAAGTTTCTGAAAGATGACAAAAACGTTGAACTCATCAACGTTCATGGAATAGGATTTAAGCTGGTTTCAAACCTTTAG
- a CDS encoding putative monovalent cation/H+ antiporter subunit A, with amino-acid sequence MELFIPIIVIFGAALLAPFLEKWLKGTVGWVLAIFPLASFFHYLTLSLIIGGGETITTQASWIPALGIHFTFYLDGLSLLFILLITGIGSLVLVYSGYYMKHYGLSDRFYMYLMVFMGAMMGLVLTGNLVTMFLFWELTSVSSFMLIGFFHEKDESRFASQQALLITTLGGLALLSGIVLINQVTGTFEITNLLNNPEIIRDNPLYLAILLLIAAGAFTKSAQFPFHFWLPGAMAGPSPVSAFLHSATMVKAGVYLLMRLSPVLGGTPEWKLLLTVAGVTTMFVGAYLALTQTDLKRILAYTTISALGTLILLTGINTVESIKAAIIFLVVHSLYKGSLFMVAGSIDKKAGTRDLNQLGGLSKTMPFTTAVALVALFSMAGLPPFIGFIGKELIYEAKDAIPDAANFLLIMGILSNALLVAISGIFAWRVFFGKAGSMPLQPKETPVNLWLGPAVLAVFSLVLAIFPNFFANNIAGPAVRAIMAEDVDLKLSLWHGFNMVLLYSLITVIAGVLLFIFSARIVPVLIRLNSIIIRFRFTEVYGSFIYSFLSFTKKKTRIVQSGKQRLYLIVIFLASSLLVWFMILKSEFWLLDYDFEPLSYYGVGVFAIMVAATIITVFTRSRITAIISMGVVGFGVALVFLFYSAPDLAITQILVDTLIVILFVMVIYHLPKFKVFSNKSARIRDGVIALVFGGFMTGLALMSNQMNLFPTISSYFNENSLTIAKGRNVVNVILVDFRAFDTLGEITVLAIAAIAVYSLISMKFKDKKGVSQK; translated from the coding sequence ATGGAACTGTTCATTCCTATCATCGTAATCTTTGGAGCAGCGCTTTTAGCCCCATTTCTTGAAAAATGGCTGAAAGGAACCGTTGGCTGGGTGCTGGCCATTTTCCCACTTGCTTCTTTTTTTCATTATCTCACTTTGTCGCTCATCATAGGCGGTGGCGAAACTATAACGACTCAAGCCTCCTGGATCCCGGCACTTGGCATTCACTTCACTTTTTATCTTGACGGGTTGAGCCTGTTGTTCATTTTGCTGATTACCGGGATTGGCTCTCTGGTGTTGGTCTATTCAGGTTATTACATGAAACATTACGGGCTATCCGACAGGTTTTACATGTATCTGATGGTTTTCATGGGGGCAATGATGGGGCTTGTTCTGACAGGTAACTTAGTAACGATGTTCTTGTTTTGGGAACTTACAAGTGTTAGTTCATTCATGCTTATCGGGTTTTTCCATGAAAAAGATGAGTCGCGGTTTGCATCACAGCAAGCCCTGCTGATTACTACTCTCGGGGGTCTGGCTCTCCTTTCCGGAATTGTTTTGATCAACCAGGTTACCGGAACTTTCGAGATTACAAATTTGTTGAATAATCCCGAAATCATCAGGGATAATCCTTTATATCTGGCCATTTTGCTGCTGATCGCTGCGGGAGCTTTCACCAAATCGGCTCAGTTTCCGTTTCATTTCTGGCTGCCCGGTGCAATGGCCGGTCCGTCGCCGGTGAGCGCGTTCCTGCATTCAGCAACAATGGTCAAAGCGGGTGTATATCTGCTCATGCGACTTAGTCCGGTACTTGGAGGTACACCTGAGTGGAAGTTATTGCTTACAGTTGCCGGAGTTACCACGATGTTCGTTGGCGCCTATCTTGCCCTCACCCAAACCGACCTGAAACGAATACTCGCTTACACTACCATTAGCGCTCTTGGAACTTTAATCCTTCTAACCGGGATAAACACAGTGGAATCAATTAAAGCTGCCATTATCTTTCTTGTTGTCCACTCACTTTACAAAGGGTCTCTTTTCATGGTGGCCGGTTCGATTGATAAAAAAGCTGGAACCCGGGATTTAAATCAGCTTGGCGGGTTAAGCAAAACAATGCCTTTCACCACAGCCGTTGCTTTGGTTGCCCTTTTTTCGATGGCAGGACTTCCTCCGTTTATTGGTTTCATTGGTAAAGAACTGATTTATGAAGCCAAGGATGCTATCCCGGATGCAGCCAACTTCCTGCTTATCATGGGAATTTTATCCAATGCGCTGTTAGTTGCCATTTCAGGAATTTTTGCCTGGAGAGTGTTTTTTGGTAAAGCTGGTTCAATGCCATTGCAACCTAAAGAAACGCCTGTCAATCTCTGGCTTGGTCCTGCAGTCCTGGCAGTTTTCAGTCTGGTGTTGGCTATTTTTCCAAACTTTTTTGCAAACAATATTGCCGGGCCTGCCGTACGGGCTATTATGGCCGAAGACGTTGACCTGAAACTTTCGCTTTGGCATGGATTCAATATGGTATTGCTTTACAGTTTGATTACTGTGATCGCCGGAGTTTTGTTGTTCATTTTTAGCGCCAGGATTGTTCCTGTACTCATCCGGTTAAATTCAATTATCATCCGGTTTCGGTTCACTGAAGTTTACGGGAGTTTTATCTATTCTTTTCTCAGTTTTACAAAGAAAAAAACACGAATAGTGCAGAGCGGTAAACAAAGGTTATATCTGATAGTCATTTTCCTGGCCTCCTCCTTGCTGGTTTGGTTCATGATCCTTAAGTCAGAATTCTGGCTGCTCGATTATGATTTCGAGCCACTCTCCTACTATGGGGTTGGGGTTTTTGCAATAATGGTTGCTGCAACTATTATTACAGTGTTTACCAGATCAAGGATAACAGCCATTATTTCTATGGGAGTGGTGGGTTTTGGTGTTGCCCTTGTTTTCCTGTTTTACAGCGCTCCCGACCTTGCAATCACTCAAATTCTTGTGGATACGCTGATCGTGATTCTTTTTGTGATGGTAATTTATCATCTGCCAAAATTCAAAGTTTTCAGCAATAAATCTGCCCGTATCAGGGATGGCGTTATTGCTTTAGTTTTTGGCGGGTTTATGACAGGCCTTGCGCTTATGTCAAACCAAATGAATCTTTTTCCCACCATTTCCTCCTATTTTAACGAAAATAGCCTGACAATAGCAAAAGGCCGAAATGTAGTGAATGTGATCCTTGTTGATTTTCGGGCATTTGATACCCTTGGTGAAATCACTGTGCTTGCCATTGCTGCAATTGCTGTTTATTCTTTAATTTCGATGAAGTTTAAAGATAAGAAAGGAGTCAGCCAGAAATGA
- a CDS encoding Na+/H+ antiporter subunit E — protein sequence MKYLIKILLKSYLVIRFVAYYIIEMIKANLLIAADILSVNPKMTPGIVRIKLDVTSDQEILSLFNLLSMTPGSLSIDVSDDKKCIYVHGWNIDDVEKFKQEIKTNLEKRVLEIFR from the coding sequence ATGAAATACTTAATCAAAATATTGTTAAAAAGTTATCTGGTCATCAGATTTGTTGCTTACTACATTATTGAGATGATCAAAGCTAACTTGCTGATTGCTGCCGATATTCTTTCTGTGAATCCAAAAATGACACCGGGCATTGTCAGGATAAAACTTGACGTGACCTCTGACCAGGAAATTCTGAGTCTTTTCAATCTGCTGTCGATGACTCCCGGCTCGCTAAGTATTGATGTTTCAGATGACAAAAAGTGCATTTATGTTCATGGTTGGAACATTGATGATGTGGAAAAGTTCAAACAAGAAATAAAGACCAACCTTGAAAAAAGGGTATTGGAGATTTTCAGATGA
- a CDS encoding HAMP domain-containing histidine kinase yields the protein MNKNLINLIILIISFVLLSLIAVQVYWVKNTITVERMDFENKVNEAVSNVITKLEKIETYDQLQTTLIQKANVNRFISSIDTINMLLTDSLFLASDAEEIKKIIRKTYLAREVLGEMLDDKMKFDIELALNKSILDSLLQKELLNKGIETLYEFGVFSASRQKLIFERTGQFKEQLMDNALVYTLYPGELHENPDYLMIYFPYKTRFLIKQTASMILISLILIIIIMMLFVYVIKIIVWQNRLSEMKTDFINNMTHEIKTPISTISLACEALNDVDVKKNEPLADSYIKVISDENQRLGGIAEKILQNAIIEKEDFRLKREKVNIHDIIDHVIHIIGIQVEVKDGKITKNFKAERPFVFVDKWHLSNVLSNLIDNAAKYTPRKPLIKVSTSNYPEGVIVSISDNGIGISKENQKKIFDKLYRVPTGNIHDVKGFGLGLSYVKNIVERHGGKVTVVSELKSGSTFSLFLPFTGKTKKTEI from the coding sequence ATGAACAAGAACCTGATCAATCTTATCATTCTTATCATCTCATTTGTGCTGCTAAGCTTAATAGCAGTTCAGGTCTATTGGGTAAAAAATACCATTACAGTCGAACGAATGGATTTTGAAAACAAAGTGAATGAAGCGGTGTCAAACGTTATTACCAAACTTGAAAAAATTGAAACTTACGATCAGTTGCAGACTACACTCATTCAAAAAGCCAATGTGAACCGGTTTATCAGTTCGATTGATACCATTAACATGCTGCTCACTGATAGCCTTTTTTTAGCTTCAGATGCTGAGGAGATCAAAAAGATCATTCGCAAGACTTACCTGGCAAGAGAAGTTCTTGGCGAAATGCTTGATGATAAGATGAAATTTGACATTGAGCTTGCGTTGAATAAATCTATCCTTGACTCGCTTTTACAAAAAGAATTGTTGAATAAGGGGATTGAAACATTGTATGAGTTTGGGGTATTCAGTGCCTCCAGGCAAAAGTTAATATTTGAACGCACCGGACAATTCAAAGAACAGTTGATGGATAATGCACTTGTTTACACCCTTTACCCGGGCGAATTGCACGAGAATCCCGATTACCTGATGATTTACTTTCCTTACAAAACTCGTTTTTTAATTAAACAAACAGCCAGTATGATACTGATTTCACTTATCCTTATTATCATCATCATGATGCTCTTTGTTTATGTAATCAAAATCATTGTCTGGCAAAACCGCCTGTCGGAGATGAAAACCGACTTCATCAACAACATGACGCACGAAATCAAAACCCCAATCTCCACCATTTCGCTGGCATGTGAAGCATTAAATGATGTGGACGTGAAGAAAAATGAACCGCTCGCCGATAGTTACATCAAAGTGATCAGTGATGAAAATCAGCGACTTGGGGGGATTGCCGAAAAAATTTTACAAAATGCCATCATCGAAAAAGAGGATTTCAGATTGAAGCGCGAAAAGGTTAATATTCATGATATCATTGATCACGTGATTCATATCATTGGCATTCAGGTAGAAGTGAAAGACGGGAAAATTACCAAAAACTTCAAGGCCGAGCGTCCGTTCGTTTTTGTTGATAAATGGCATCTTTCAAATGTCCTTTCAAACCTTATTGACAATGCCGCGAAATACACTCCCCGTAAGCCGCTCATCAAGGTTTCAACAAGCAACTATCCAGAAGGGGTTATAGTATCTATAAGTGATAACGGGATCGGAATCAGCAAGGAAAACCAGAAAAAAATATTTGATAAACTTTACCGGGTTCCTACCGGCAATATCCATGACGTTAAAGGTTTTGGCCTTGGGCTTAGTTATGTGAAAAATATTGTTGAGCGCCACGGAGGAAAAGTAACAGTTGTGAGCGAGTTGAAATCAGGATCCACATTCAGCCTGTTTTTACCGTTTACGGGGAAGACAAAAAAGACTGAAATTTAA
- the rnc gene encoding ribonuclease III, with translation MISLKNIFGFYPGNVMIYKLALLHRSAATEQNGHKLSNERLEYLGDAVLSSIVADYLFKKFPYKEEGFLTEMRSKLVSREQLNKLSNKMGIHQFIQSSQDSKSFFRSMTGDAFEALIGAIYLDKGYNFTRKVVVNRIINVHFDIDELEKFENNFKSKLIEWSQKERKEVKFNVVSEVGTGSKKQYVVEIVIDEKVYATGCDFSIKGAEKIASEKAFALLPVEEEPAI, from the coding sequence ATCATTTCCCTGAAGAACATTTTTGGATTTTACCCGGGAAATGTCATGATTTATAAGTTGGCCTTACTTCATCGCTCGGCCGCAACGGAGCAAAATGGCCACAAACTTTCCAACGAACGACTCGAATATTTAGGCGATGCGGTGTTAAGTTCCATCGTTGCTGACTACTTATTCAAAAAATTCCCCTATAAAGAAGAAGGTTTTCTCACCGAAATGCGCTCAAAACTGGTCAGTCGCGAACAACTGAACAAGCTGTCCAATAAGATGGGGATTCATCAGTTTATTCAATCCAGCCAGGATTCAAAGTCTTTTTTCCGATCGATGACCGGCGATGCATTTGAGGCTTTGATCGGAGCTATTTATCTGGATAAAGGATATAATTTCACCAGAAAAGTTGTTGTCAACCGGATAATCAATGTTCATTTTGACATTGACGAGCTGGAAAAGTTTGAGAACAATTTTAAAAGCAAGCTGATCGAATGGTCGCAAAAAGAGCGCAAAGAGGTAAAATTCAATGTGGTGTCGGAAGTTGGAACAGGTAGCAAAAAGCAATACGTGGTCGAAATTGTAATAGATGAAAAGGTTTATGCAACCGGGTGTGATTTTTCGATAAAAGGCGCCGAAAAGATTGCTTCCGAAAAAGCTTTTGCATTACTTCCGGTTGAAGAAGAGCCTGCTATTTAA
- a CDS encoding acyl carrier protein → MSDISTRVKTIIVDKLGVDENEVTPQASFTNDLGADSLDTVELIMEFEKEFNIAIPDDQAEKISTVGDAISYIETNVK, encoded by the coding sequence ATGTCTGACATTTCAACTAGAGTTAAAACGATCATCGTTGACAAGCTTGGCGTTGACGAAAACGAAGTTACACCACAAGCAAGTTTCACAAATGATCTTGGCGCTGATTCGCTTGACACCGTAGAACTTATTATGGAGTTCGAAAAAGAATTCAATATTGCTATTCCGGACGATCAGGCAGAAAAGATCTCGACTGTAGGCGATGCCATCTCCTATATCGAGACTAATGTAAAATAA
- a CDS encoding pH regulation protein F, with amino-acid sequence MEFSIIDFAALVAFGMLILSMAITFWRLVKGPTLPDRVVALDLFANLTIGMIFTLVFYTRQTIYLDVAVFIALIVFMGNVAVSRFLKRRFHDK; translated from the coding sequence ATGGAATTTAGCATAATTGATTTTGCTGCATTGGTGGCATTTGGGATGCTCATCCTTTCGATGGCTATCACTTTCTGGCGATTGGTAAAAGGCCCTACATTACCCGACAGGGTTGTAGCACTTGATCTGTTTGCCAATCTTACGATCGGTATGATTTTTACCCTTGTTTTTTACACCAGACAAACAATCTATCTTGATGTGGCTGTTTTTATTGCCCTTATTGTTTTTATGGGCAATGTGGCCGTTTCACGATTTTTAAAGCGGAGGTTTCATGATAAGTGA
- a CDS encoding Na+/H+ antiporter subunit D: MISLILLPVLIPFATFILLLFFRRAVAINQFFAILGALVQLVVSLLILFRVSDQGILVTQLGNWPAPYGITVVADLFSAIMLVMSGLIGLSISIYSVSGLNKNYHKGSFYPLMSVLLMGVNGAFLTGDVFNLYVWFEVLIIASFALLTLGGSKAQMYGGLKYMTINLISSMIFLAAIGLLYGKTGTLNIADLALRMRETESSGMIATTGMLFFIAFGIKAALFPFFFWLPASYHTPPVTITALFSGLMTKVGIYAMIRFFTMIFVQDQQLWQHLLLTIGGLTMVIGVLTAASQYDIRRILSFHIISQIGYMVVGLGLFTVSGVAGAIYFLAHNIITKTNTFLVAGIVNHIKGSFDLKAIGGLYRSHPFIALFMFIPMAGLAGVPPLSGFFGKLLLIIAGFEAHQWLITGVAVLVSLFTMFSMIKIWNEGFWKKQPVTAAVNNKEKVPYTMLLPVIVLALLTIILGVAAEPFINLSTRAADQLINPAEYIQAVLRRSS; the protein is encoded by the coding sequence ATGATTTCATTGATTCTGTTACCTGTACTTATCCCTTTTGCAACGTTCATTTTGTTGCTGTTCTTCCGTCGTGCGGTGGCGATCAATCAGTTTTTTGCCATTTTGGGCGCTTTGGTGCAACTGGTGGTCAGCCTCCTTATTCTGTTCAGGGTCTCTGATCAAGGTATCCTTGTAACACAACTGGGCAACTGGCCTGCCCCCTACGGGATCACTGTGGTGGCCGATCTTTTCAGCGCCATAATGCTGGTCATGTCAGGGTTGATTGGGCTAAGCATCAGTATTTATTCTGTTTCAGGGTTGAATAAAAATTATCATAAGGGAAGTTTTTATCCTTTGATGTCTGTGCTGTTAATGGGAGTCAATGGCGCCTTCCTCACGGGGGACGTCTTTAATCTTTATGTCTGGTTCGAGGTATTGATTATTGCTTCCTTTGCCCTGCTTACCCTCGGAGGGTCCAAGGCTCAGATGTACGGCGGATTGAAATACATGACCATCAACCTGATCTCTTCTATGATTTTCCTTGCTGCAATAGGATTGCTTTACGGAAAGACGGGAACGCTGAATATTGCAGACCTGGCTTTAAGAATGCGTGAAACCGAATCATCCGGAATGATTGCAACAACAGGCATGTTGTTTTTCATTGCTTTCGGGATCAAAGCTGCACTTTTCCCCTTCTTTTTCTGGCTTCCGGCATCCTACCACACACCTCCGGTCACCATTACAGCGCTATTTTCGGGTTTGATGACCAAAGTTGGAATTTACGCCATGATCAGATTTTTCACCATGATATTTGTGCAGGATCAGCAACTGTGGCAGCATCTTTTACTTACTATCGGCGGGTTGACTATGGTAATCGGTGTACTGACTGCTGCCTCTCAGTACGACATCAGGAGGATATTGTCATTTCACATCATCAGTCAGATTGGATACATGGTAGTTGGGCTTGGACTGTTCACAGTTTCCGGCGTGGCCGGAGCTATTTATTTCCTTGCTCATAATATCATCACAAAAACAAATACATTCCTGGTGGCCGGAATTGTGAACCACATCAAAGGGAGTTTTGATCTGAAAGCCATTGGCGGGCTGTATCGAAGCCACCCCTTCATCGCTTTATTTATGTTTATTCCCATGGCCGGATTGGCTGGTGTGCCGCCTTTATCAGGGTTTTTTGGAAAATTACTCCTCATCATTGCCGGATTTGAAGCACATCAATGGCTCATCACGGGAGTAGCTGTGTTAGTTAGTCTTTTTACGATGTTTTCGATGATTAAAATCTGGAATGAAGGCTTTTGGAAAAAACAACCGGTAACCGCTGCTGTCAACAATAAAGAAAAGGTTCCCTATACCATGCTTCTTCCGGTTATTGTGCTTGCTCTGCTGACCATCATTCTGGGTGTGGCTGCCGAACCGTTCATTAATCTAAGTACCAGGGCTGCTGATCAGTTGATCAATCCCGCCGAATATATACAGGCTGTTTTAAGGAGATCATCATGA